In Neoarius graeffei isolate fNeoGra1 chromosome 17, fNeoGra1.pri, whole genome shotgun sequence, a single window of DNA contains:
- the tbx2b gene encoding T-box transcription factor TBX2b isoform X1: MRDPVFSGSAMAYHPFHAHRPTDFPMSAFLAAAQPSFFPALALPPAALTKPLPEHSLAGAAEAALHPALTHHHQAAHLRSLKSLEPEEEVEDDPKVTLEAKDLWDQFHKLGTEMVITKSGRRMFPPFKVRINGLDKKAKYILLMDIVAADDCRYKFHNSRWMVAGKADPEMPKRMYIHPDSPATGEQWMAKPVAFHKLKLTNNISDKHGFAFIGSVMQLQPETFYRRPKPTILNSMHKYQPRFHIVRANDILKLPYSTFRTYVFPETEFIAVTAYQNDKITQLKIDNNPFAKGFRDTGNGRREKRKQLTLPSLHMYEVGQCKVDREGADSDASSGEQAAARDSVHSPLGPAASPLPFPRASREDKACTDSEHEAEHQEDHCGRSSSPKPPSPFSPRCEERSRERSNSEKKEDYSDSRKQNESIFSSLGNLDKDKLENKHRKDSTESSKKDMDIGGLSGSKDSFSPLVVQTESPSHFGAGHLQSLALSGLHSQQFFNPLNTGQPLLFHPGQFAMGPGAFSAMGMGHLLASVSGTSGLENGSLSAQGAGSSPNPFPFHLSQHMLASQGIPMPPFGGLFPYPYTYMAAAAAAASALPTSTSSSSLSRNPFLNSSRPRLRFSPYQLPVAIPQSTNLLTTGLPGGLNPSSDSSKSGSREASPVPDQHNHKATSSQRNVSPKATLKESINELQNIQRLVSGLESQRELSSPRNSPK, from the exons ATGAGAGATCCAGTTTTTTCAGGCAGTGCCATGGCTTATCACCCTTTCCACGCTCACCGGCCCACCGACTTCCCCATGTCAGCGTTCCTGGCGGCCGCTCAGCCCTCCTTCTTCCCGGCTCTAGCGCTGCCGCCCGCTGCTCTCACCAAGCCGCTCCCGGAGCACAGTCTGGCCGGAGCCGCCGAGGCAGCGCTCCATCCGGCGCTCACTCACCACCACCAGGCCGCTCATCTCCGCAGCCTCAAAAGTCTCGAGCCGGAGGAAGAGGTGGAAGATGATCCAAAAGTCACACTGGAAGCGAAGGATCTATGGGACCAGTTCCACAAATTAGGAACAGAAATGGTTATTACTAAATCTGGCAG GAGAATGTTTCCTCCTTTTAAAGTCCGAATAAACGGACTTGACAAAAAGGCTAAATATATTTTGTTGATGGATATTGTGGCCGCTGATGACTGCCGCTATAAGTTCCATAACTCGCGCTGGATGGTGGCGGGGAAGGCCGACCCGGAGATGCCCAAGCGCATGTACATCCACCCGGATAGTCCAGCTACAGGAGAGCAGTGGATGGCAAAACCTGTCGCTTTCCATAAGCTCAAACTGACGAACAACATTTCAGACAAGCATGGATTT GCTTTTATAGGCTCGGTGATGCAGCTACAGCCTGAAACATTTTATCGTAGGCCTAAACCA ACTATACTGAATTCAATGCATAAATACCAGCCGAGGTTCCATATTGTGAGGGCCAACGATATTCTGAAGCTTCCCTACAGCACTTTCAGGACATATGTGTTTCCCGAGACGGAATTCATTGCTGTCACTGCCTATCAAAACGACAAG ATTACGCAGCTGAAGATTGATAATAATCCCTTTGCAAAAGGTTTCAGAGATACGGGAAATGGAAGGAGGGAGAAAAG GAAGCAGTTAACTCTGCCCTCCTTACACATGTATGAGGTTGGTCAGTGTAAAGTGGATCGGGAAGGCGCAGACTCGGACGCGTCCTCAGGCGAGCAGGCCGCCGCCAGGGACTCTGTTCATTCCCCTCTCGGACCTGCAGCGAGTCCTCTCCCTTTCCCCAGAGCCAGCAGAG AGGATAAAGCTTGCACTGATAGTGAACATGAAGCTGAGCACCAAGAGGATCACTGTGGAAGATCGAGCAGTCCTAAACCTCCATCTCCATTCAGCCCCAGATGTGAGGAGCGGTCGAGAGAGAGATCGAACTCTGAGAAGAAGGAGGACTATTCGGATTCAAGAAAGCAAAATGAGTCCATATTCAGCAGCCTGGGCAACCTCGACAAAGATAAACTGGAGAACAAGCACAGGAAAGATAGTACAGAGTCGTCTAAGAAAGACATGGACATTGGAGGTCTTAGCGGAAGTAAAGACAGTTTCTCACCCCTTGTGGTCCAGACAGAGAGTCCATCACATTTCGGAGCAGGACATCTGCAGAGTCTAGCTCTCTCTGGCCTGCACAGTCAACAGTTCTTTAACCCTCTGAATACCGGACAGCCTCTGCTCTTTCACCCAGGACAGTTTGCGATGGGCCCTGGAGCATTTTCAGCTATGGGTATGGGACATCTACTGGCTTCAGTATCAGGAACAAGCGGCTTGGAGAATGGCAGCCTTTCGGCACAGGGAGCCGGAAGTAGCCCTAATCCATTTCCCTTTCACCTGTCTCAGCACATGCTAGCCTCTCAG GGTATCCCCATGCCTCCATTTGGTGGTCTGTTCCCCTACCCGTACACGTACATGGCTGCAGCAGCTGCTGCGGCCTCTGCGCTCCCCACCAGCAcctcctcctcttctctctcccggAACCCGTTCCTGAACAGCTCGCGGCCGCGGCTCCGCTTCAGCCCCTATCAGCTTCCAGTGGCTATTCCTCAAAGCACAAACCTGCTTACCACCGGATTGCCAGGTGGCCTGAATCCCTCATCAGATTCCTCAAAATCAGGCAGCAGGGAGGCTAGTCCTGTGCCCGATCAACACAACCATAAAGCCACGTCCTCTCAGAGAAACGTCTCTCCCAAAGCCACACTGAAGGAGTCCATCAATGAACTGCAGAACATCCAGAGGCTAGTGAGTGGCCTGGAAAGCCAAAGGGAGCTATCCTCACCCAGGAACTCTCCCAAATGA
- the tbx2b gene encoding T-box transcription factor TBX2b isoform X2, whose product MRDPVFSGSAMAYHPFHAHRPTDFPMSAFLAAAQPSFFPALALPPAALTKPLPEHSLAGAAEAALHPALTHHHQAAHLRSLKSLEPEEEVEDDPKVTLEAKDLWDQFHKLGTEMVITKSGRRMFPPFKVRINGLDKKAKYILLMDIVAADDCRYKFHNSRWMVAGKADPEMPKRMYIHPDSPATGEQWMAKPVAFHKLKLTNNISDKHGFTILNSMHKYQPRFHIVRANDILKLPYSTFRTYVFPETEFIAVTAYQNDKITQLKIDNNPFAKGFRDTGNGRREKRKQLTLPSLHMYEVGQCKVDREGADSDASSGEQAAARDSVHSPLGPAASPLPFPRASREDKACTDSEHEAEHQEDHCGRSSSPKPPSPFSPRCEERSRERSNSEKKEDYSDSRKQNESIFSSLGNLDKDKLENKHRKDSTESSKKDMDIGGLSGSKDSFSPLVVQTESPSHFGAGHLQSLALSGLHSQQFFNPLNTGQPLLFHPGQFAMGPGAFSAMGMGHLLASVSGTSGLENGSLSAQGAGSSPNPFPFHLSQHMLASQGIPMPPFGGLFPYPYTYMAAAAAAASALPTSTSSSSLSRNPFLNSSRPRLRFSPYQLPVAIPQSTNLLTTGLPGGLNPSSDSSKSGSREASPVPDQHNHKATSSQRNVSPKATLKESINELQNIQRLVSGLESQRELSSPRNSPK is encoded by the exons ATGAGAGATCCAGTTTTTTCAGGCAGTGCCATGGCTTATCACCCTTTCCACGCTCACCGGCCCACCGACTTCCCCATGTCAGCGTTCCTGGCGGCCGCTCAGCCCTCCTTCTTCCCGGCTCTAGCGCTGCCGCCCGCTGCTCTCACCAAGCCGCTCCCGGAGCACAGTCTGGCCGGAGCCGCCGAGGCAGCGCTCCATCCGGCGCTCACTCACCACCACCAGGCCGCTCATCTCCGCAGCCTCAAAAGTCTCGAGCCGGAGGAAGAGGTGGAAGATGATCCAAAAGTCACACTGGAAGCGAAGGATCTATGGGACCAGTTCCACAAATTAGGAACAGAAATGGTTATTACTAAATCTGGCAG GAGAATGTTTCCTCCTTTTAAAGTCCGAATAAACGGACTTGACAAAAAGGCTAAATATATTTTGTTGATGGATATTGTGGCCGCTGATGACTGCCGCTATAAGTTCCATAACTCGCGCTGGATGGTGGCGGGGAAGGCCGACCCGGAGATGCCCAAGCGCATGTACATCCACCCGGATAGTCCAGCTACAGGAGAGCAGTGGATGGCAAAACCTGTCGCTTTCCATAAGCTCAAACTGACGAACAACATTTCAGACAAGCATGGATTT ACTATACTGAATTCAATGCATAAATACCAGCCGAGGTTCCATATTGTGAGGGCCAACGATATTCTGAAGCTTCCCTACAGCACTTTCAGGACATATGTGTTTCCCGAGACGGAATTCATTGCTGTCACTGCCTATCAAAACGACAAG ATTACGCAGCTGAAGATTGATAATAATCCCTTTGCAAAAGGTTTCAGAGATACGGGAAATGGAAGGAGGGAGAAAAG GAAGCAGTTAACTCTGCCCTCCTTACACATGTATGAGGTTGGTCAGTGTAAAGTGGATCGGGAAGGCGCAGACTCGGACGCGTCCTCAGGCGAGCAGGCCGCCGCCAGGGACTCTGTTCATTCCCCTCTCGGACCTGCAGCGAGTCCTCTCCCTTTCCCCAGAGCCAGCAGAG AGGATAAAGCTTGCACTGATAGTGAACATGAAGCTGAGCACCAAGAGGATCACTGTGGAAGATCGAGCAGTCCTAAACCTCCATCTCCATTCAGCCCCAGATGTGAGGAGCGGTCGAGAGAGAGATCGAACTCTGAGAAGAAGGAGGACTATTCGGATTCAAGAAAGCAAAATGAGTCCATATTCAGCAGCCTGGGCAACCTCGACAAAGATAAACTGGAGAACAAGCACAGGAAAGATAGTACAGAGTCGTCTAAGAAAGACATGGACATTGGAGGTCTTAGCGGAAGTAAAGACAGTTTCTCACCCCTTGTGGTCCAGACAGAGAGTCCATCACATTTCGGAGCAGGACATCTGCAGAGTCTAGCTCTCTCTGGCCTGCACAGTCAACAGTTCTTTAACCCTCTGAATACCGGACAGCCTCTGCTCTTTCACCCAGGACAGTTTGCGATGGGCCCTGGAGCATTTTCAGCTATGGGTATGGGACATCTACTGGCTTCAGTATCAGGAACAAGCGGCTTGGAGAATGGCAGCCTTTCGGCACAGGGAGCCGGAAGTAGCCCTAATCCATTTCCCTTTCACCTGTCTCAGCACATGCTAGCCTCTCAG GGTATCCCCATGCCTCCATTTGGTGGTCTGTTCCCCTACCCGTACACGTACATGGCTGCAGCAGCTGCTGCGGCCTCTGCGCTCCCCACCAGCAcctcctcctcttctctctcccggAACCCGTTCCTGAACAGCTCGCGGCCGCGGCTCCGCTTCAGCCCCTATCAGCTTCCAGTGGCTATTCCTCAAAGCACAAACCTGCTTACCACCGGATTGCCAGGTGGCCTGAATCCCTCATCAGATTCCTCAAAATCAGGCAGCAGGGAGGCTAGTCCTGTGCCCGATCAACACAACCATAAAGCCACGTCCTCTCAGAGAAACGTCTCTCCCAAAGCCACACTGAAGGAGTCCATCAATGAACTGCAGAACATCCAGAGGCTAGTGAGTGGCCTGGAAAGCCAAAGGGAGCTATCCTCACCCAGGAACTCTCCCAAATGA